The DNA region GTTATGGAAAGAGCAAACTCACGTGAGGTGAGAAGCGGTGTGTTTATGTATTATACTCAATAAGATATGATTTGTCCCCGATTTGGGCCTAGGATTTCCTTGGGAATGATAACCTTTCACTCAATCAATGATGAACCATTGAATCTCTATTTCTTAGGGAGATGTGAGTTAGAATGTTGACCCTGACTTCCCTCTGATTGAGGAACATCTTTTCCCATGTTTCTCACAATTAGGCGAGTAGGGAGCACTCAGGATAAGGCGGTCACTAATGATCGTCGACAGATAGGAGTCACCCCTTAAAGATAATTGACAATCCTCCCGCCTTTATTATATATTTTTACAAATATATCACTACATATTCTATCTAAGTAGCACAAGTTATGATCTTGGAAGATGTGTTTATTGTAAATATATGCTAACTTGTGTGAATTTCTTGATGATATATGTTTTTTTTACACTAAAAAcaatataataaaaaaaaagcTTAAGCACTTAACGAGCATTCCCAATAAACTTAACATCGCCAATTCTAGAGAGTGAGTCTATCAATACACCATTTTAAATATACACATAAATGTTACAGAAATGTAAGACGTGTCAAACCAAATTCTATATCCTAACTACCAATTTGCCAATTTCGTCCATTCATAAGTAATGCCAAATAAGATGTGAGATTCCACATTCTTTACTTTTATCCACTTACATGACATTATTTTAACCTCACACACAATTAAACAATAACAAGTCTCACTTTTCCATTTATCCTAGAGAAATGAAGTCAATTGATAAATAAAGAAAATGTTGAACTCGAGGTCAGTCCAATCAAGAACAACACATATTAAGTGTTTTATAAATTCATTACTCATATGAGgtattttaataaataattattaaaatatgtAAATATCATTTATTAGATATTTAGTATATATTCATTTGCATTTATTTAATAAATCAATCTCATTAATTAAGTGGTTAACGTTACAATTTAGTAATATTTTGACAATGAAAATATCTTATATATGGTAATCTCCCAATTAATAAAATTGATTTGTTAAATAAATGCAAATAAATATATGCTAAATATAAATGATATTTATATATTGGCTTAAATAGTTATTTGATCTATGTAAGTTgaggaatttttattttttgtcATTGTATTTTTTTTGTGTGAATGAAGTCCTTAAATATTGATTTTCATTTGATTTTAGTCTATAAAGTTATGCGgatttttcttctgattttcGAGCGGAGCGAAATGAGATGGAGGGGAATGATATTCCATTGTTTGGATCATTTAAGATTCGATGGAGCAGAGCAAAATGAAGTGATATGGATTCCATTCCATTCCATCACTTACCACCATATTTCTTCCCATCCAATTTGTCTTCTTCCGTTCTAAAATTTCCAAACAATAGAATGAGACATTCCTTCTGTTTCGCTTCATTCCGCTCCGTTCATTTACGATATCCAAACATAATCTTAGAGACTAAAACGAAAATAATTTTAACATCCAAAGATTATTTAAGCCATATATTCTGTTACTTACTTAATGCATACTTAACtcaatcaaaaaagaaaaaaaaatactATCATAAAAAAATTGAACAAAGCTAACAAAAAGTATAAGCCAAAACCACAAAGTTATACCCTTGTTTAATGATATTAACAAAGGCATAGAGGGGAATTTTATAGGAGGAGGGGGAAATAACTGGAAATTTATGAGAGTCGAATTCATTTTATCTCTAAAAACTCACATCGAGGTGTTAAATAATTGAAGAAAGATCTGTATATAGGCGTGACAACCTTcatgaaaatgaaatgaataaaGAGTTGGGGACATTAGAGACGGTCACACTATTGACATGTTGTTATcataataattaataattatttttattgTGTTATTAATAAATCAACTAATAGAATATTGATTGATACTTGAATTATAGTATGATCAACTTTTTGTAGTACACAAAATTTTAAGGGTTACTATTACTctatttttaaataaatatttctGTAATTTATTATGAAAAATTACAATTTTTGTAAGTAAATATTACTATAAAATCAAATATAAATATTTTTGTAAACTAGTATATTTTAAGATTGAAAGTATCACGCTTATCAAACAAATTGGCACCAAAATCAATTAAAAAGATATAAAAACTTTATACAAAGATCTCCAATATTTTTCACTACTTTAGTTTAGAATTAAAATTAGAAGCATGTACTCTATTTCAAATCATAAAAAAAAAGTAACTATAAATCTAAATTCCATTCCCCCCTCACACGGCAAAATTATCGTTTTTCAAGAAGTCGCAACTCACACAGACAACAATTTCCGTGAATTTAAATACCACACAGAATCACTTACTACACTTTCTATTCATCCTAAGTTCCTTTCGTATCAAATAATCAAAATCAGAATAAGCGAAAACCTAAAACCCTAAATCCCCAAATTGATTTGCTGGACATGCTCGTTGTCGAAACACCGGTTTCGATCAATGGGTGTGACGACTAGCAACCGCAAACGCTCAGAGGAATGCATGTCCGTCAATCACAATCACACTATCTCTCCTCCATCTTCAGATTACCGCAGAAAGAGACTCAAATTCTCGTCCGAATCGACGCTAATCGTTTCAACCTCATACGCCGCCGTTTCCAGGATTTCTCGTTATCCCGACGTCAAACCGCCGTTCCTTCGTGAAGTTCACGCGCCGTGCAGACCTAAAAAGTTCAACCTTGCCAGAAAGTTATCGAGCTTGGGCGACGATATCATGGGGAATTTTCTGGCGAGGAATTACGAAAAGGCGAAGCGTGCTGCATTGGGGGAATGCAGATTTGTGTCTCAGAGGGAGAAGGTGGTGATTGATTTGGATGTAGAGAGTAGCGGGAGGGAGGTTTCGGATGATTCGGGTGTGATGGAGGTGATTCAGGTTGATGATTCCGAGGTTAAGGTTGGTGGTTTGGAGGCTAAGGTGGTTGAAATTGGTGTTCAACCGAGGTCAACGTCGTTGCCGGATTCAGCTTTGACTAATGCTATTGTGAACTTGGAGGAGCATGATCTTTCCAGCGTTCATGTTTATAAGAAGTTGCTTGAGGGTGTTCAAAGAAGAACGGACACGATTCAGAGTCTGAATTTTCAAATTGAGTTGAATGAGAAGCGCCGGGAGACGTTTCAATTGTTGCGTCCTAAGAAGGAATTGGTTGAGGTGATTGTTGCTTTTTTAACTGATATGTTTTTGTTGGTTTGGTTTTTCATGTCCTAGTTTATTTGTATAATTTTGTGTAGTAGTGGTACTAGTAGTAATGTGCTATTTTCTTAGTTCATATTGAAGTTTAAGGTGAATGCTGTCTATGTGAGGTAGATTTCAAAATTGTGGTAACTGCTGTTATATAGCAATCTTGATATTGCGAAATAGATTTTACTGATGAACCTCAATTAGGGTTTAGACACGGCTGACCACAATTCAAAACTATTCTAATGAGTAGCAAGTGTTTGATCCGACCGTTATCTCGGCATGGAACAGCAATACCAAGAAAACTGTGCCAGGCCGTGCCGTTACGTCACATATGGTGACTCGGTCGGATACTAGGATTGGATTCGGAACGACGCCTTTATGATGTCGCCGCTCTGGTCGTGTCAGTCATATATGATATTACCCTTAAATATTTAAGTATAGCAAAGTTATTTTATTGAATTTTATTGGCATCTGGAAGTATGTTTTGCTTAAGACTTGTGGTTTTTATTTCTAAATATATTCATgaattttgattaatttattttACTGAATGTTACTCTGATTTACAGGAAGTCCCGTTTGAGCCTTTTGTCCCTCTAACAGATGATGAAGAACACGAGGTTTCTCGTGCGTTTTCTACCAACAGGTATAATTCGATATTCAGCTATATGTTATTGAGAAGTGTTTAATCTGTATTTTAGCTCATTGAGGGTTTGGTTTTACAGGAAGAAAATACTGGTTGCTCATGAGAGTTCTAATATAGAGTTATCGGGAGAAAAGATTCGGTGCCTTCTCCCGGGTGCATGGTTAAATGATGAGGTGATCTTGCTTGTTCATTGTTTTTGGTTTCTCATTTTGCTGAAAAAAAATAACTTTTACACATTATATCATGATCCAACATTGTTGCACCATTAAATATTGTGATTGATTTACCTTAAGTGTGCAGGTGATAAATTTGTACCTTGAGTTGTTGAAAGAGAGGGAGCGGAGAGAACCAAAGAAGTTTCTGAAATGTCATTTTTTCAACACCTTTTTCTACAAAAAGGTAGGATACATCTTCCCATTATTTTTTAGTTTAGTGTTGCCTTAGAAAAATAATTCTACCTTCAGATGACTACTAGTGTTAAGAAGAGGGAGCCATTTTCCTCTTCCTGGAACATTTGTTTATCTCTATATATTAATATGCCATTGCTCCAAGACCCTATTATAGCTTATAACTAACCTAAAACATTATTTGCTCATGTATATACGGGGAATACTAACCTCCAAACCTTTGGTGCATAGTTTAGCATCCTCGTTATTCAAGTTGGACATTAATATAGCAATGACTATTTTGGTTAATTTCAAGTAACCTGCATTTGACTCCCTACAATTTGTGTTCTTTCTTTCCTCTTATCTCCCTCTTTTAAACTCTTAATGGAAAAACCTTCACTGTTTTATTAACAAATGCCTGAAAATATACTTCGTGTTTGGCATTTGTTTAATATTTCAATCAGCATATTCAGTGCCAACTATGCTACAAGGAATAGAAAAGGATTTCTTCATTCATCCAATTCATTTTAATCTTCTTGGATGTTGAAGTTCGTTCCTTTGACAATCTGCTTCCTGCACCTGAAACTGAACCTTGAAAGAGAGCTTCCCATTCAATAGCTGCACTGCAGTAGCCCTGACGTTCAAAAACTGGATTCTCCTTATTTAGAACTCTTCAGCTTCACCAAGTCATTATGACTACTTAAATGAAGCAAAACCATCATTTTCATCACATCGCTTACCAACCTGATAATTttaatttctttagatttttaCGATCTCTAGATTGTCTATAATGCCTTACTTTAGTTCAATATTGTTTTAAGAGTGTTGGTACCAACCTCTTTCCAACACTCCCTCTCAATGGGTGAAATTCCCGTGGGCC from Lathyrus oleraceus cultivar Zhongwan6 chromosome 1, CAAS_Psat_ZW6_1.0, whole genome shotgun sequence includes:
- the LOC127138714 gene encoding ubiquitin-like-specific protease ESD4, translated to MGVTTSNRKRSEECMSVNHNHTISPPSSDYRRKRLKFSSESTLIVSTSYAAVSRISRYPDVKPPFLREVHAPCRPKKFNLARKLSSLGDDIMGNFLARNYEKAKRAALGECRFVSQREKVVIDLDVESSGREVSDDSGVMEVIQVDDSEVKVGGLEAKVVEIGVQPRSTSLPDSALTNAIVNLEEHDLSSVHVYKKLLEGVQRRTDTIQSLNFQIELNEKRRETFQLLRPKKELVEEVPFEPFVPLTDDEEHEVSRAFSTNRKKILVAHESSNIELSGEKIRCLLPGAWLNDEVINLYLELLKERERREPKKFLKCHFFNTFFYKKLISGRDGYDYKSVRRWTTQRKLGYNLFDCDKIFVPIHQEIHWCLAVINKKDAKFQYLDSLKGKDNRVLKVLARYFVDEVKDKTGKDIDVSTWEKEFVDDLPEQENGYDCGVFMIKYADFYSRGLGLCFNQEHMSYFRRRTAKEVLRLRAN